A section of the Arcobacter roscoffensis genome encodes:
- the purT gene encoding formate-dependent phosphoribosylglycinamide formyltransferase, whose amino-acid sequence MIFTAPLKSDSIKMMLLGSGELGKEVVIEAQRLGIETIAVDSYNNAPAQLVANKAYTINMKNKDEVLDVIRREKPDYILPEVEALSIEALFEAEKEGFNVIPNADAVNKTMNRKNIREFAAVDLGIPTSKYEFVTTLDGLKNAANNIGFPCVIKPVMSSSGHGQSIAKSADDLEKSWEIAKEARGDASELIVEEFITFDYEITLLTARNEKETVFCEPIGHIQEDGDYIFSWQPMNMSELAKKRSQDLAKKITDGLGGRGIFGVELFIKGDEVYFSEVSPRPHDTGMVTMITQSASEFALHVRAVLGLPLDYIDYGAGASAAYKAKGDSFNPKVDIFDSSFTKESIIRVFGKPQSHEGRRMAVALTFDKDSSDKALQKSKEIIGNFHDN is encoded by the coding sequence ATGATATTTACAGCACCTCTTAAATCAGATTCAATAAAAATGATGTTACTTGGTAGTGGAGAATTAGGAAAAGAAGTAGTAATTGAAGCACAAAGATTAGGTATTGAAACAATTGCAGTTGATTCATATAACAATGCTCCTGCACAACTTGTAGCAAATAAAGCCTATACAATTAATATGAAAAATAAAGATGAAGTTTTAGATGTAATTAGAAGAGAAAAACCTGATTATATTTTACCTGAGGTTGAAGCTTTAAGTATTGAAGCACTTTTTGAAGCCGAAAAAGAAGGTTTTAATGTAATACCAAATGCTGATGCAGTAAACAAAACAATGAATAGAAAAAATATTAGAGAGTTTGCTGCTGTTGATTTAGGAATTCCTACTTCAAAATATGAGTTTGTTACTACATTAGATGGCTTAAAAAATGCAGCAAACAATATTGGATTCCCATGTGTAATCAAACCTGTTATGAGTTCATCAGGACATGGGCAAAGTATTGCTAAAAGTGCTGATGATTTAGAAAAATCTTGGGAAATTGCAAAAGAAGCTAGAGGTGATGCTAGTGAATTAATCGTTGAAGAATTTATTACTTTTGATTACGAAATCACTTTATTAACAGCTAGAAATGAAAAAGAGACTGTATTTTGTGAACCAATTGGACATATCCAAGAAGATGGAGATTATATCTTCTCTTGGCAACCAATGAATATGAGTGAACTTGCAAAAAAGAGATCTCAAGACCTAGCTAAAAAAATCACTGATGGTTTAGGTGGTAGAGGTATTTTTGGTGTTGAACTATTTATCAAAGGTGATGAAGTTTATTTCTCAGAAGTAAGTCCTAGACCACATGATACTGGAATGGTTACTATGATTACTCAAAGTGCTAGTGAATTTGCACTTCATGTAAGAGCTGTATTAGGTCTTCCTTTAGATTATATTGATTATGGAGCAGGAGCTAGTGCTGCTTATAAAGCAAAAGGTGATAGCTTTAATCCAAAAGTAGATATTTTTGATTCATCATTTACAAAAGAGTCTATTATTAGAGTATTTGGAAAACCTCAGTCACATGAGGGAAGAAGAATGGCTGTTGCTTTAACATTTGATAAAGACTCATCTGATAAAGCCTTACAAAAGTCAAAAGAGATTATTGGAAATTTCCACGATAATTAG
- the dapF gene encoding diaminopimelate epimerase codes for MTYAKYSASGNDFVIFHTFIEKDYSQEAVKYCNRNEGIGADGFVALVPSNEADFKWLFYNSDGSEASMCGNATRAVAHYAFNNGLANSSMKFITQAGLIESHVEENIVETQMTKPIVIKEPFEQEGLTWYLIDTGVPHLVTLADDLENYDHDLCSKMRYEHNANVNFAKVEKNGTLKVRTYERGVEGETLACGTGMVACFLRANDLGLIKEKAFVYPKSNEELTISKIDEKIYFKGAVKKVFTTTV; via the coding sequence ATGACATATGCAAAATATAGTGCAAGTGGAAATGACTTTGTAATTTTTCACACTTTTATTGAAAAAGACTACTCACAAGAAGCAGTAAAGTATTGTAATAGAAACGAAGGAATTGGGGCAGATGGTTTTGTAGCACTTGTTCCAAGTAATGAAGCTGATTTCAAATGGCTTTTTTATAATAGTGATGGAAGTGAAGCTAGTATGTGTGGGAATGCCACAAGAGCAGTTGCCCACTATGCTTTCAATAATGGTTTAGCAAATTCATCAATGAAGTTTATAACTCAAGCTGGATTAATAGAATCCCATGTTGAAGAAAATATTGTTGAAACGCAAATGACAAAGCCTATTGTTATAAAAGAGCCATTTGAACAAGAAGGTCTTACATGGTACCTAATTGATACAGGTGTTCCTCACTTAGTAACTTTAGCAGATGATTTAGAAAACTACGATCATGACTTATGTTCAAAAATGAGATATGAGCATAATGCAAATGTTAATTTTGCAAAAGTTGAAAAAAACGGAACATTAAAAGTTAGAACCTATGAAAGAGGTGTTGAGGGTGAGACACTTGCTTGTGGAACAGGTATGGTAGCGTGTTTTTTAAGAGCTAATGACTTAGGACTTATTAAAGAAAAAGCCTTTGTTTATCCAAAAAGTAATGAAGAACTTACAATCTCTAAAATAGATGAAAAAATCTATTTTAAAGGTGCTGTAAAAAAAGTATTTACAACTACAGTTTAA
- a CDS encoding glucosaminidase domain-containing protein, with protein sequence MKKTIIKKLLLTFGLVTTTTLSGALPEEYYKINTTKESKEYFFKYFYKLIENENIKILNEREFVKNYLNSNILAINPSSTSFNRLLELKRKYRIKKTYTLDKYLRKIDIVPPSMALAQAAVESGWGRSRFIKEANNVFGHWTYNPKIGMLPLQRDEGARHFIRIFKTVQDSISAYMLNLNRNRAYKEFQNKRYEQRQQGLIPQGEQLSQTMLNYSGIGHNYLEILNSVISKNNLIKFDEKFYNKIKEEK encoded by the coding sequence ATGAAAAAAACTATTATAAAAAAATTACTACTTACTTTTGGATTGGTAACCACCACTACTTTAAGTGGTGCCCTACCAGAAGAGTACTATAAGATAAACACAACAAAAGAATCAAAAGAATACTTTTTTAAGTACTTTTATAAACTAATTGAGAATGAAAATATAAAAATTCTTAATGAAAGAGAGTTTGTAAAAAACTATTTAAACTCAAATATCTTAGCAATAAATCCCTCATCTACTTCATTTAACAGACTTCTTGAACTAAAAAGAAAATATAGAATCAAAAAGACTTATACTCTTGATAAATATCTTAGAAAAATTGATATTGTTCCTCCATCTATGGCACTAGCACAAGCAGCAGTTGAGAGCGGTTGGGGAAGAAGTAGATTTATTAAAGAAGCTAATAATGTATTTGGACATTGGACATATAATCCAAAAATTGGAATGCTGCCACTTCAAAGAGATGAAGGGGCAAGGCACTTTATTAGAATCTTTAAAACTGTTCAAGACTCAATTAGTGCATATATGCTAAATCTAAATAGAAATAGAGCCTATAAAGAGTTTCAAAATAAAAGATATGAGCAAAGACAACAAGGCTTAATTCCTCAAGGAGAGCAGTTATCACAAACTATGCTTAACTATTCAGGTATTGGTCATAACTATTTAGAAATTCTAAATAGTGTAATTAGCAAAAACAACTTAATCAAATTTGATGAAAAATTTTATAATAAAATAAAGGAAGAAAAATGA